Part of the Oceanispirochaeta sp. genome, CTTATAGGAATGACCCCCGCAGAGAGAAAAGGCCACATGAATAAATCCTTCATTTCCCAGGGCCCTGGTTTCAAAATGGGGATATTGGACAAAAGTTTTTCCATAAAAAGAGATCTGGCCGGAGGTTCCATAATTGAGTAGAAGGCTAACCTCTTTGTTCAGGACAGAACCAAGAAAACTGGCCTGATTATCCCCCAGGGCCTGGATCACTGGTATCCCACGGTATTCACCCAGAACTTCCGTGGAGGAAACCAGTGTCGGGATGATATCCTCATTTTCCAGGTTCAGGTTTTTGAGGCTCTCAGAAATCATGCCCGTCCTGATATCGACAATACCCATGCTGGCTCCCAGGGTTATATCGCTGACAGGTGTCTGTGCCCCAGCCAGGCGCATGCAGACAAAATCACCGATATTGCAGAATTTACTGGCATATTCGGGTATCTGATGATCCAGCATCAGAGACATATGGGTCACAATTCCATAGCCCGAATGGACCTTGTAACCAAGTTTTTCCGAGACAAGGGAATCCAGGGATTTCCCCTTCATCACTCTGGTTCCCCTCTGGTTCTGCCAGGTATAGAAGGGCGATACAGAGAGGCCCCCCGCATCGACATACAAAATGCCGTGCATCTGTGCAGAGAGAGACAGTCCTTCGATTTTTTCATCCGAATAATCCATCAACTCATCGATAATGGTTTTAATATCTTTTAAAATCCGATCAGGATCCTGCAGGTATTCCCCGGGGGTCTCCTTTTCAATGAATTTGTTATCTTTAACTACAGTTTTCACTGTTTTTTGCTCTTTAAGAGAATAAAGAACGCCGCCGATGGTGGTTGTTCCGATGTCCAGTCCAATTAAATTCATCGTTTTATAATCCTTCCTTTAATGTAATATTTTCTAGAATGCCAGTCTTCCTTTGTATGACGATCATGGAGAAGATTGAAGGTCTTTTCTCCCATCACATCGAAGGACTGTTCATAGCTTGTTATGTTTAAGGTTTCTGAGCCCTCAAAGTTATCCATGGAATATAGGGGAATCCCGGGAAAGCCCTTATTGTTCAGAAAACGCCTCAGAGCAATGCCGATATGACCGTTTCCGCAGAGTATCCCCCCCAGTTTCTGTTTCTCTATCAGCTTATGAACATTGAAGTGCTCCTCCAGCAGAGAGTCTGTCAGATTTTCCTGATTCCAGGGGAGTTTTATGATGACATCATCCTCTGTTTTGACCCTGGAGAAGGCTTTTTCCCTTTCCACGTTGCTGGTCAGCACCTGGCTGTCCCATCCGATGTAGGCAATAGTCCGGATTCCCTTCTTATTCATAAGCTTATACAGGCTGGTAATGGCATGGTCGTTATCGACGCTTATATAATCGCAGAAATCCAGATCATGGACCTTATCAAAAAAGACAACATGCATGCCTAAACCGCTCAGGCGCTGGAAGGAAGCATATTCCAGAACCGTGTCATAGGGCCAGAAAACAATGTCCTTGATTCCCTTCAAAAAGAGGGAGAACAGTACTTTTTCCAGCTGCAGGACATTTCTGTTCTCCAATTGTTTGATCATCACAAGGACACCCTTTTCT contains:
- a CDS encoding GntR family transcriptional regulator translates to MPPDKNKDEETLYQKIQLDFFQKVYSGEIAPHQSLPPERKQAEELSISRGTVRKARKMLMDEGFISSTQGSAAVYTPLKKRKKDKLEIIAVVAAIHNPFFMAYYRAFEKAAEEKGVLVMIKQLENRNVLQLEKVLFSLFLKGIKDIVFWPYDTVLEYASFQRLSGLGMHVVFFDKVHDLDFCDYISVDNDHAITSLYKLMNKKGIRTIAYIGWDSQVLTSNVEREKAFSRVKTEDDVIIKLPWNQENLTDSLLEEHFNVHKLIEKQKLGGILCGNGHIGIALRRFLNNKGFPGIPLYSMDNFEGSETLNITSYEQSFDVMGEKTFNLLHDRHTKEDWHSRKYYIKGRIIKR
- a CDS encoding FGGY family carbohydrate kinase; translated protein: MNLIGLDIGTTTIGGVLYSLKEQKTVKTVVKDNKFIEKETPGEYLQDPDRILKDIKTIIDELMDYSDEKIEGLSLSAQMHGILYVDAGGLSVSPFYTWQNQRGTRVMKGKSLDSLVSEKLGYKVHSGYGIVTHMSLMLDHQIPEYASKFCNIGDFVCMRLAGAQTPVSDITLGASMGIVDIRTGMISESLKNLNLENEDIIPTLVSSTEVLGEYRGIPVIQALGDNQASFLGSVLNKEVSLLLNYGTSGQISFYGKTFVQYPHFETRALGNEGFIHVAFSLCGGHSYKILADFFESAVKLFSPKDAVGAMKVMDGLDLDFTTEDIDCLPLFLGERGDGKELAFFRNITDMNFTPENMIKALVQGMINELYRFYKGLTEEVKSRIGILVGAGNGIRKNNHLIKAAEWTYQKPLYLLDLSEESCLGAVINAGKGAGIFKDYSEGAAVIVKYKNTKN